The proteins below come from a single uncultured Carboxylicivirga sp. genomic window:
- a CDS encoding transcriptional regulator has protein sequence MKEIIAGLNKNFENRIRLGIMSALMVNEMLDFNALKDLLGVTDGNLASHLKALEKHELIQFTKRFIGRKPNTTYSATDYGRLAFKKHLAALEQLLGNT, from the coding sequence ATGAAAGAAATTATAGCAGGACTAAATAAAAATTTTGAAAATCGTATTAGGTTGGGTATCATGTCTGCTCTGATGGTAAACGAAATGCTTGATTTCAATGCATTAAAAGATTTATTGGGAGTTACTGATGGCAATTTAGCCAGTCATTTAAAAGCATTGGAAAAACACGAATTGATACAGTTTACAAAACGTTTTATTGGACGAAAACCCAATACAACATATAGTGCAACCGACTATGGTCGCTTAGCCTTTAAAAAACATTTGGCAGCACTGGAACAGCTATTAGGCAACACCTAA
- a CDS encoding CHAD domain-containing protein — MTTYRFIIDNEEEFGDGVVRVVIEQLNYIKQQARIPSSIDTSVHEIRKSYKRLRALLRLIRYDIGEELFLVENAKYKKSGAALSRLRDLHVIISYLANCFEAQELIISEESFIRFIGYLNEQKESVMKRLTDEAVMDLLIKQCKEQIKVIGDIPVQDLGPQTIHNGVIHAYKKCLDKMEAAQLQLDDATLHQLRKKVKYLSNQMLLMQAVWPEYFINYSSSLSAASESLGNDHDLAEAISIIEETPYEILSGDEKQSLIKSIDNERKHITRDLWPLLGKIFAESSEAFAKRVKSYWLISRE, encoded by the coding sequence ATGACAACCTATCGTTTTATTATAGATAATGAAGAAGAATTTGGCGATGGTGTAGTTCGAGTTGTTATTGAGCAGTTGAACTACATTAAGCAACAAGCACGGATTCCTTCAAGTATTGATACATCTGTTCACGAAATTAGAAAGTCTTATAAACGACTTCGGGCATTACTTCGACTAATCCGATATGATATTGGTGAAGAACTTTTTTTAGTCGAAAATGCCAAGTATAAAAAATCTGGGGCAGCATTGTCCCGATTGCGTGATTTACATGTTATTATATCGTATCTAGCTAACTGCTTCGAAGCTCAGGAACTTATTATCAGTGAAGAAAGCTTTATCCGTTTTATAGGTTACCTGAATGAGCAGAAAGAAAGCGTGATGAAAAGATTGACAGATGAGGCTGTAATGGATTTGCTTATTAAGCAATGTAAAGAACAAATTAAAGTGATAGGCGATATACCGGTTCAGGATTTAGGACCACAAACGATACATAATGGTGTAATACATGCCTATAAAAAATGCCTTGATAAAATGGAAGCGGCCCAACTACAGCTAGATGATGCTACATTACATCAGCTTCGAAAAAAGGTTAAATATTTATCAAATCAGATGCTGTTGATGCAGGCTGTATGGCCCGAGTATTTTATAAATTATTCATCATCGCTAAGTGCAGCTTCTGAATCGTTGGGTAATGATCATGATTTAGCTGAAGCGATTTCAATAATAGAAGAAACTCCATATGAAATATTGAGTGGTGATGAAAAACAAAGTTTGATTAAAAGCATAGATAATGAACGTAAACATATAACTCGTGATTTATGGCCACTACTAGGTAAAATATTTGCAGAAAGTTCAGAAGCATTCGCAAAAAGAGTTAAGTCGTATTGGTTAATTAGTAGAGAATAG
- a CDS encoding ammonium transporter codes for MDANGALDILWILVAGILVFFMQAGFAMVEAGFTRAKNVGNIIMKNFMDFSIGSLVFYIIGYSIMYGGEGAFFGAFDLFYDKPDDLHNLFFQTVFAATAATIVSGAMAERTKFSTYLVFSLIITLVIYPISGHWVWGGGWLSELGFHDFAGSTVVHSVGGWAALAGAWTIGPRIGKYNGKANAIPGHNMVLGALGVFILWLGWFGFNPGSQLAISGDNAYAVASIFITTNLAAAAGSAATMFVTWFRYGKPDLSMTLNGALAGLVGITAGCDAVSPEGAIAIGIISGIVVVFSIEFIDKVLKVDDPVGAVSVHGVTGALGTLLVGVFAKEGGLVYGGGFSLLGIQALGVLSIGAWAFGLGLILFQVLKATMGLRVSELEEREGLDIHEHGQSSYNY; via the coding sequence ATGGACGCAAACGGAGCATTAGATATATTATGGATCCTGGTAGCCGGTATATTAGTATTTTTTATGCAGGCTGGATTTGCTATGGTTGAAGCTGGTTTTACCAGAGCTAAAAACGTTGGTAACATTATTATGAAGAACTTTATGGACTTTTCAATTGGTTCATTGGTTTTCTACATTATTGGATACAGTATCATGTACGGTGGAGAGGGAGCTTTCTTTGGTGCATTTGATTTATTTTACGATAAACCTGATGATTTACACAATTTATTCTTTCAGACAGTTTTTGCAGCAACTGCGGCTACAATTGTTTCAGGTGCTATGGCTGAAAGAACGAAGTTTAGTACTTACCTTGTGTTTTCATTAATTATTACCTTAGTAATTTATCCTATCTCAGGTCACTGGGTATGGGGTGGTGGATGGCTAAGTGAGCTTGGTTTCCACGATTTCGCAGGATCTACAGTAGTACACTCTGTTGGTGGATGGGCTGCTTTAGCTGGAGCCTGGACTATTGGACCTCGTATTGGTAAATACAATGGAAAAGCAAATGCTATCCCTGGACATAACATGGTGTTAGGTGCTTTAGGTGTATTTATTCTTTGGTTAGGATGGTTTGGTTTTAACCCAGGATCACAGTTAGCTATAAGTGGTGATAACGCTTATGCTGTAGCTTCGATTTTCATTACAACTAACCTTGCAGCAGCAGCAGGTTCGGCAGCAACTATGTTTGTTACTTGGTTCCGCTATGGAAAACCTGATTTGTCGATGACATTAAACGGTGCTTTGGCAGGTTTAGTTGGTATTACAGCTGGTTGTGATGCAGTTTCTCCTGAAGGAGCCATCGCAATTGGTATTATTTCAGGTATTGTAGTAGTATTCTCAATTGAATTTATTGATAAAGTATTAAAAGTGGATGATCCAGTAGGTGCTGTATCGGTACATGGTGTTACAGGTGCTTTAGGCACATTGTTAGTGGGTGTATTTGCTAAAGAAGGTGGACTTGTTTATGGTGGTGGATTTTCATTGTTAGGAATTCAGGCCTTAGGAGTTTTATCTATTGGAGCATGGGCATTCGGATTAGGATTAATCTTGTTCCAGGTTCTTAAAGCAACAATGGGGCTTCGTGTTTCAGAGTTGGAAGAACGTGAAGGACTTGATATTCATGAGCATGGTCAAAGCTCATACAATTACTAG
- a CDS encoding outer membrane beta-barrel protein — protein MKKFFSAIVLGLSISLLATAQEEEKTGLEISGSVDTYFKYDFSGESQIPTSFASDQNSVSIGMIDLGFSQTVGKASFVGELSFGPRGSQSLPVEGVNIQNLYVNYALSDAVSLTAGYMGTFVGYEVISPVGNFNYSTSYLFSAGPFQNAGLKVDWAISEKVGLMVGLFNDWNVYTDETDITDFGAQLSLSPVDGLDVYINFCTGPESGTIIDLTAGYQLADAFYLGLNVADYSVSDKYGDSGYTGFALYPQYSFSDKVALGYRGEYFMDKESDWMPVGESVFSNTFTLNYYAGPLTFSTELRMDSAKDEVFTNGDGNPTKSATQFLLAAIYSF, from the coding sequence ATGAAAAAATTTTTTAGCGCAATTGTATTGGGGCTGTCAATAAGTTTATTGGCTACAGCTCAAGAAGAAGAAAAAACAGGTTTAGAGATCTCTGGTTCGGTCGATACTTATTTTAAGTATGATTTCTCAGGTGAATCACAAATACCAACAAGTTTTGCATCAGATCAAAACTCTGTTTCTATAGGTATGATTGACTTAGGGTTTTCACAAACAGTTGGGAAAGCTTCTTTCGTAGGTGAGTTATCTTTTGGCCCAAGAGGTTCACAATCTTTACCTGTTGAAGGTGTTAATATTCAGAATCTGTATGTAAACTATGCTTTATCTGATGCAGTTTCTTTAACTGCCGGTTACATGGGAACATTTGTTGGATATGAAGTTATTTCACCTGTGGGTAACTTCAACTACTCAACATCATACCTGTTTTCTGCTGGTCCATTTCAAAATGCTGGTTTAAAAGTAGACTGGGCAATTAGTGAAAAGGTTGGCTTAATGGTTGGACTTTTCAATGATTGGAATGTTTACACAGATGAAACTGATATTACTGATTTTGGTGCACAATTGTCATTGTCTCCTGTTGATGGTTTGGATGTGTATATTAATTTTTGTACAGGTCCAGAATCTGGAACAATTATAGATTTAACAGCTGGTTATCAATTAGCTGATGCTTTCTATTTGGGTTTAAATGTAGCAGACTATAGTGTGTCAGATAAATATGGAGATTCTGGTTATACAGGCTTTGCATTATACCCACAATACAGCTTTAGTGATAAAGTAGCTTTAGGTTATAGGGGTGAATACTTCATGGATAAAGAAAGTGATTGGATGCCAGTTGGAGAGAGTGTTTTCTCAAATACATTTACGCTAAATTATTATGCTGGTCCATTAACTTTCTCTACTGAATTGAGAATGGATTCGGCGAAGGATGAGGTGTTTACAAACGGAGATGGAAATCCTACTAAATCGGCAACACAGTTCTTGTTAGCAGCAATTTATTCATTTTAA
- the creD gene encoding cell envelope integrity protein CreD, producing MEVKLKTTGSEQWYQTITFKLVTVGILVLVLLIPLSMVKSVIREREDTDHQVETEIMQQWGGPQVISGPILHVPVYYTSQDKDGHVTKIKRWLHIMPNNLNTQGVIEPEKRHRGIYETVLYNTNLSINGNFDSLINLNTEADQIDWKKACISLAITDNRGIKGNVDINVNGQTFEPEAGLATNDLATSGMTVKYPLTPELLANKINFDIKIGISGAKAIAFNPIGKKTNIRLSSNWKDPSFTGSFLPTQSNITNDGFQAQWTITNLNRNFPQYWTGSKHSISKHQLGVELFVPVNHYQKSLRSAKYGILIICLTLLVFLFIELVKKKTIQLLQYLLVGLALVLFFSILTALSEFIGFAWAYMIASGSIIMMVSLYSFGVLKDKVQATWVAALLIILYSFLFVLLQLNDFAFLAGNIGLFVALGFIMKASTKIKSTSLDEHTGA from the coding sequence ATGGAAGTAAAATTAAAAACCACAGGCAGTGAACAATGGTATCAAACCATAACGTTCAAATTAGTTACAGTTGGCATACTAGTATTAGTATTGCTCATTCCTCTAAGCATGGTTAAATCAGTAATTCGTGAAAGAGAAGACACTGATCACCAAGTTGAAACTGAAATTATGCAACAATGGGGTGGCCCACAGGTAATATCAGGCCCAATTCTTCATGTTCCGGTATACTACACCTCACAGGATAAAGATGGCCATGTAACTAAAATAAAACGGTGGCTTCACATCATGCCCAATAATTTAAACACACAAGGTGTAATAGAGCCTGAAAAACGACATCGCGGAATATACGAAACTGTATTATACAATACCAACCTATCAATCAATGGAAACTTTGATTCGCTAATTAATTTAAATACCGAAGCTGATCAAATAGATTGGAAAAAGGCTTGCATTTCTCTTGCAATTACGGATAACAGAGGAATCAAAGGCAATGTAGATATCAATGTTAATGGTCAAACATTTGAACCTGAAGCCGGGTTGGCGACAAATGATCTGGCAACCTCAGGTATGACTGTAAAATATCCTTTAACTCCTGAATTATTAGCGAATAAAATCAATTTTGATATTAAAATTGGCATTAGCGGAGCAAAAGCTATTGCCTTTAATCCTATAGGTAAGAAAACAAACATTAGACTTTCTTCAAATTGGAAAGATCCAAGCTTTACTGGCTCATTCCTTCCAACACAGAGTAATATTACTAATGATGGTTTTCAGGCTCAATGGACTATTACTAACCTGAATCGTAATTTCCCCCAATACTGGACTGGATCAAAACACTCAATTAGCAAACATCAATTGGGCGTGGAATTATTTGTACCAGTTAATCACTATCAGAAATCCTTAAGATCTGCAAAATATGGAATCCTCATCATCTGTCTTACATTATTGGTTTTTCTTTTTATTGAATTGGTTAAAAAGAAAACAATCCAACTTTTACAATATTTGCTGGTGGGCTTGGCTTTGGTGTTGTTTTTTTCGATTTTAACAGCTTTGAGCGAATTTATAGGTTTTGCATGGGCATATATGATCGCTTCTGGCTCAATCATTATGATGGTTTCTCTTTATTCTTTTGGAGTATTAAAAGATAAAGTTCAGGCAACATGGGTAGCTGCTCTCTTGATAATTCTTTACTCTTTCTTATTTGTACTACTCCAACTAAACGATTTTGCTTTCCTTGCCGGCAATATTGGATTATTTGTAGCTCTTGGTTTTATAATGAAAGCATCCACAAAAATAAAAAGCACCAGTTTGGATGAACATACCGGCGCTTAA
- a CDS encoding aspartate kinase has translation MRKVVAKFGGSNLKRKEDIQKLVRVIKAYDRPMVIVVSAFYGITNHLIRSLAEVKKDESQINLLKQFLRDIKEESIFENFEDENWRKSTMIKVEERINQLGRYLTGVHYIGDVPKFVEDVVLSYGERLSSLVLTSILQANGINAEEALPEEMPLITDGEFGNATVNYEEAAPHVQNRLKEDKIYIVPGFYGVSTEGKVTLLGRGGSDYSAAAIARCLNADSLDVWKDVDGFMSADPKLVSKPKKITKLSYSEAAELSYFGAGILHPRTVEPLKEVRIPINISNIDTFSSEIIAGTTVCESHEISDNIIKSVTYSNDFCILKLRGAGVGLKQGVLAKVTSALDRAGINIKSVVTSQIVINLLVSVENIQKAHHVVEELNLSAITEIIATNHISTIAVVGEGMLDQPGVSGRLFMALARQNINVLMIISGASAVASYFIVSADDREKAISAIHEEFFK, from the coding sequence ATGAGGAAAGTGGTTGCCAAATTTGGCGGATCGAACTTGAAGCGTAAAGAAGATATTCAAAAACTTGTCAGAGTTATTAAAGCCTACGACAGGCCAATGGTCATTGTAGTTTCTGCTTTTTACGGAATAACAAATCACTTGATAAGATCACTAGCTGAAGTGAAAAAAGACGAGTCGCAGATCAACCTGTTAAAACAGTTTTTACGAGACATAAAAGAAGAAAGCATCTTCGAAAATTTTGAAGATGAAAACTGGCGCAAATCAACCATGATTAAAGTTGAAGAGCGCATTAATCAACTCGGACGTTACCTTACCGGAGTTCACTACATTGGAGATGTTCCAAAATTTGTTGAAGATGTTGTACTAAGCTATGGTGAGAGACTAAGTTCCTTAGTCTTAACTTCTATTTTGCAAGCCAATGGCATTAATGCAGAAGAAGCCTTACCGGAAGAAATGCCATTAATAACCGATGGTGAATTCGGAAATGCAACTGTCAATTACGAAGAAGCAGCACCTCATGTTCAAAATCGATTGAAGGAGGACAAAATCTATATCGTTCCAGGCTTTTACGGAGTTTCTACCGAAGGTAAAGTCACTTTATTAGGTCGAGGAGGTAGTGACTATTCAGCAGCAGCCATCGCACGTTGTCTTAATGCAGACTCTCTTGATGTTTGGAAAGACGTAGATGGTTTCATGAGTGCCGATCCTAAATTGGTTTCAAAGCCGAAGAAAATTACAAAATTATCATACTCTGAGGCAGCAGAGCTTTCCTATTTTGGCGCTGGAATTTTACATCCCAGAACTGTCGAACCACTAAAGGAAGTTCGTATACCTATTAATATTAGCAATATTGATACCTTTTCTTCCGAAATAATTGCTGGAACTACGGTATGCGAATCACACGAGATTAGTGATAACATTATCAAGAGCGTTACTTACAGTAACGACTTCTGCATCTTGAAATTACGTGGCGCCGGAGTCGGTTTAAAACAAGGTGTTTTGGCTAAAGTTACGTCAGCCCTTGATCGGGCCGGGATTAATATCAAATCGGTTGTAACCTCACAAATTGTAATCAACCTGTTGGTTTCTGTTGAAAACATTCAAAAAGCTCACCATGTAGTTGAAGAGTTAAACTTATCTGCCATTACTGAAATAATTGCTACAAACCACATATCAACCATTGCAGTTGTTGGAGAAGGAATGCTTGATCAACCAGGAGTCTCAGGAAGGTTATTTATGGCATTAGCACGACAAAATATTAATGTATTAATGATTATTTCTGGCGCATCTGCTGTAGCCAGTTATTTTATTGTCTCGGCCGATGATAGAGAAAAAGCAATCTCTGCAATTCATGAAGAGTTTTTTAAATAA
- a CDS encoding P-II family nitrogen regulator, whose amino-acid sequence MKKIEAVIRLSRFEAVKSALEEQDITFFSYWDVRGTGVAREGHLYRGTLYDTSIIERRILSIIVRDENADKTVQAIISAAKTGEIGDGRVFVFDVEDTFRIRTGESGPETLYEK is encoded by the coding sequence ATGAAAAAAATTGAAGCAGTTATCCGTTTGTCTCGTTTTGAGGCAGTTAAGTCTGCTCTAGAGGAACAGGATATTACTTTTTTCTCATATTGGGATGTTAGAGGTACCGGTGTAGCTCGTGAAGGACATTTATACCGAGGTACCCTTTATGACACAAGTATTATTGAGCGTCGTATACTATCGATCATTGTAAGAGACGAAAATGCTGATAAAACTGTGCAAGCTATTATTTCAGCTGCTAAAACAGGTGAAATAGGTGATGGACGAGTATTTGTTTTCGATGTAGAAGATACCTTCCGTATCAGAACAGGCGAATCAGGACCTGAAACTCTTTATGAAAAGTAA